In Polynucleobacter sp. MWH-S4W17, a genomic segment contains:
- a CDS encoding DUF3106 domain-containing protein, translating to MFMRTRTRQVCGAALVAFFCATQVSPALAQGVPSAPHGKATAIPEKKPDGTWDGLKPVQQQILAPLESDWDYMLPDSRKKWIQVANIYPKMSTQDQERLQSRMTSWSNLSQKDRRIARENYLTSLKFPAEKKAEAWYAYQKLSDEQKKKLAESELKKKPTAANAPTLQQHPISPKVALPAAVIAPSTPAPAEGTGSNAEAGSPY from the coding sequence ATGTTTATGAGAACCAGAACACGTCAAGTTTGTGGCGCAGCCCTAGTGGCGTTTTTCTGCGCCACTCAGGTGAGCCCAGCACTAGCACAAGGAGTGCCTAGCGCCCCGCACGGAAAGGCTACGGCCATTCCTGAAAAAAAACCTGATGGCACTTGGGATGGTTTAAAGCCGGTGCAACAGCAAATTCTTGCGCCGCTAGAAAGCGACTGGGATTACATGTTGCCCGATAGTCGCAAAAAATGGATTCAGGTTGCCAACATTTACCCCAAGATGAGCACTCAAGATCAAGAGCGCCTACAATCCCGCATGACAAGTTGGTCAAATCTTTCACAAAAAGATCGTCGCATTGCTCGCGAAAACTACCTCACCAGCCTAAAATTCCCTGCCGAGAAAAAAGCAGAAGCATGGTATGCCTACCAAAAATTAAGTGATGAGCAAAAGAAGAAGTTAGCTGAATCTGAACTCAAGAAAAAGCCTACTGCCGCTAATGCCCCGACACTTCAGCAGCATCCTATTTCACCTAAGGTTGCCCTCCCCGCCGCCGTCATTGCTCCAAGCACACCTGCGCCAGCAGAAGGTACTGGATCTAATGCAGAAGCCGGCTCTCCTTATTAA
- a CDS encoding RDD family protein yields MTPAELDALPSPQFWRRVSCCLYEQLVLLGVIAFTFLVPNLGLGMLFGISLPGWLTFLYLYAVLGIYFVWYWTKSGQTLAMQTWRVRLVGRGGFNLTKQQAFWRYVYGSLWLIPCVLLQWAFHLEKWQIIEMLFTVALLIWPLSIYLDRQSFLYRQSLPDRLAATRLVELPKNLVTLN; encoded by the coding sequence ATGACACCTGCTGAATTAGACGCCTTACCCTCACCTCAATTTTGGCGACGAGTGTCTTGCTGCCTCTACGAACAGCTCGTATTACTCGGCGTCATTGCATTTACTTTTCTAGTCCCTAATCTTGGCTTAGGGATGCTATTTGGTATCTCATTACCCGGCTGGCTGACATTTTTATATCTCTACGCCGTGCTGGGGATTTATTTTGTTTGGTACTGGACTAAATCTGGTCAAACACTGGCAATGCAAACATGGCGGGTTCGCCTTGTTGGACGCGGCGGTTTCAATCTCACTAAACAACAAGCGTTTTGGCGTTATGTCTATGGCTCACTCTGGCTTATTCCTTGCGTACTATTGCAATGGGCATTTCATTTAGAGAAATGGCAAATCATTGAGATGCTATTTACCGTAGCTTTGTTAATTTGGCCGCTCAGTATTTATTTAGATCGTCAGAGTTTTCTATATCGACAAAGCCTTCCAGACCGTTTGGCTGCCACACGATTGGTTGAGCTACCAAAAAACCTCGTTACCTTGAATTAA
- a CDS encoding ABC transporter permease: MIKSFLRFLGGLRCELRSSELAWLFVALTLSVTALSSVSFLADRMQKAFAFDARQLLASDLLIVSDQSLPNLFLDKAKNGGLQQAQTIVFPSMATVGSHSKLASIKAVSPQYPLRGALRVQSKSQNKILTVGPKVGAVWVDPAMLASLHANEGDSIQLGLKVFVIDGILERELDRGAGFMNFAPRIMMPMSDLADTGLIGLGSRVTYRLLLAGSDEQIHSYGEWASQHIESESLKGIRIETLENAQPLMRKTLERADRFLSLIALLTAMVAAVAIALSAHRYTRKQANSCAVLKCLGASSTMIIRRQGQTLLALGFIAAMMGSILGYLGQQVLTLVLGNLVFTELPPVSFGPVLWNVLVAWFILFGFAGPAILSLVKVSPIRLIRKEFDGIGISTIWTAVCGLAAALILIMLAARDWKLALWTSLSFGVSIILFASVSWGILKLLCRIRTQGFSLGFVTLAQGRRAGLAVVQITALGIALMALLLVLLLRADFLSAWQGNIPSDAPNRFMINVQDDQRRGLTESLQNAGVSAPQFYPMVRGRLIEVNGKDITPNDYVEENAKRLIDREFNLSYTDQLPSGNQILTGKWIVGDAPQISMETGIAKTLKLNLGDQLTFEVAGEKIVAPITSLRKLDWGSMRVNFFVIMPPAQLQSLPQSWITSYYQSPKQESLDFDLSQAYPNLTIVDVSASLQQIQEVLNKLSSVLGLLLAFTIAAAFLVLMSAIAATQDERYKNAALLKALGASRNTLAKIANIELVMIGLIAGLLAGLASGAAAWALGYFVMEIPFNAFGEAILMGVAFGICACLASGYRFQRKIQKATAVECLREA; this comes from the coding sequence TTGATTAAATCATTTCTTCGTTTCTTGGGTGGTTTGAGATGTGAGTTGCGTTCAAGCGAGTTAGCTTGGCTATTCGTTGCTTTAACTCTTTCGGTAACAGCCCTATCTAGCGTCAGTTTTTTAGCGGATCGAATGCAAAAGGCATTTGCATTCGATGCTCGCCAACTCCTAGCTTCCGACTTGCTGATTGTTTCTGATCAGTCTTTACCTAATCTCTTTTTAGACAAGGCTAAGAATGGAGGTCTACAGCAAGCTCAGACGATTGTGTTTCCGAGTATGGCAACTGTGGGTTCACACAGTAAACTCGCTTCAATTAAGGCGGTAAGCCCTCAATATCCTCTGCGTGGCGCTTTGCGCGTGCAATCCAAGTCCCAAAACAAGATATTGACTGTCGGACCTAAGGTAGGAGCAGTGTGGGTTGACCCCGCCATGTTAGCAAGCCTACATGCAAATGAAGGCGATTCTATTCAGCTTGGTCTAAAAGTCTTTGTGATTGACGGAATTTTAGAGCGTGAACTCGATCGTGGGGCCGGGTTTATGAACTTTGCACCTCGAATCATGATGCCCATGTCTGATCTTGCTGATACAGGACTCATTGGCCTTGGTAGCAGAGTAACCTACAGACTGTTATTGGCTGGTTCTGATGAGCAAATTCATTCTTATGGCGAATGGGCAAGTCAACATATTGAGTCCGAGAGTCTTAAGGGTATTCGCATTGAAACTCTGGAGAATGCGCAACCCCTGATGCGCAAAACACTTGAGCGCGCAGATCGTTTTCTTTCCTTGATTGCCTTATTGACTGCGATGGTAGCTGCTGTTGCTATAGCTTTATCGGCTCATCGCTATACACGCAAACAGGCGAATTCCTGCGCTGTTTTGAAATGTCTTGGAGCCAGTTCCACCATGATCATTAGGCGACAAGGACAGACTCTTCTAGCACTTGGTTTTATCGCTGCAATGATGGGCTCTATTTTGGGTTACCTTGGGCAGCAGGTTTTAACTCTTGTCTTGGGAAATCTAGTATTCACTGAATTACCGCCCGTCTCTTTTGGGCCTGTCCTTTGGAATGTGCTGGTGGCTTGGTTCATATTATTTGGTTTTGCTGGCCCAGCAATACTCAGTTTGGTAAAGGTATCCCCAATCAGATTGATTAGAAAAGAGTTTGATGGCATCGGCATTTCTACTATTTGGACTGCTGTATGTGGATTGGCCGCGGCATTGATATTGATTATGCTTGCAGCACGTGATTGGAAGCTTGCCTTATGGACAAGTTTGAGTTTTGGAGTTTCCATCATCCTTTTCGCCTCTGTATCTTGGGGAATCTTAAAGCTGCTTTGCAGGATACGCACCCAAGGTTTTTCTCTGGGATTTGTTACTCTTGCTCAAGGGCGAAGAGCAGGTCTTGCGGTGGTGCAAATTACAGCGCTCGGTATTGCATTGATGGCGCTCTTATTGGTGCTGCTCTTGCGAGCTGATTTCTTAAGCGCTTGGCAAGGCAACATACCGAGTGATGCGCCTAATCGCTTCATGATTAATGTTCAAGATGATCAGAGGCGGGGGCTTACAGAGTCTCTTCAGAATGCAGGCGTTTCAGCTCCGCAGTTTTATCCAATGGTGCGTGGCCGCTTGATTGAGGTGAATGGCAAAGACATCACGCCTAACGACTATGTAGAAGAAAATGCAAAGCGTTTAATTGATCGAGAGTTCAATTTATCCTATACCGACCAGTTGCCATCAGGTAATCAAATCCTAACGGGCAAGTGGATTGTGGGCGATGCGCCGCAGATTTCGATGGAAACCGGCATCGCTAAAACCTTGAAGCTGAATTTGGGCGATCAGTTAACCTTTGAGGTTGCCGGAGAAAAAATTGTTGCCCCAATTACCTCCTTGCGAAAGCTTGACTGGGGTTCCATGCGCGTGAACTTTTTTGTCATCATGCCGCCTGCTCAGTTGCAATCATTGCCGCAATCTTGGATTACCTCTTATTACCAATCGCCCAAACAAGAATCTTTGGATTTCGATCTAAGCCAAGCCTATCCCAATTTAACTATTGTGGATGTCTCAGCCTCGCTGCAACAAATACAGGAGGTATTGAATAAGCTCTCCTCAGTATTGGGTTTGCTATTGGCATTTACGATTGCAGCAGCGTTCTTGGTTTTAATGTCAGCTATCGCAGCCACGCAAGATGAGCGCTATAAAAATGCGGCTCTATTAAAAGCTTTGGGCGCCTCTCGAAATACCTTAGCTAAGATTGCGAATATTGAATTAGTCATGATTGGCTTGATAGCAGGGCTCCTAGCAGGCCTAGCCTCTGGTGCTGCAGCTTGGGCTTTGGGCTATTTTGTGATGGAGATTCCATTTAATGCCTTTGGTGAAGCCATATTAATGGGTGTCGCATTTGGAATTTGCGCTTGCCTTGCATCTGGATATCGCTTTCAGAGAAAAATTCAGAAGGCGACTGCAGTGGAATGTTTACGAGAAGCCTGA
- a CDS encoding SDR family oxidoreductase, with translation MDLGLKGKVALVMASSRGLGQAMAVSLAKEGVKVAVTGRNAEGLSESVKLIEAVGGQALALNWDLSDSSVIDSLVSKAERELGPIDILINNTGGPPPTPAAGQDPALWQKSFNDMVLSLIAITDRVLPGMRERKWGRVITSTTSGAIAPIKNLAISNTLRAALLGWSKTLAAEVAAEGVTVNVIMPGRIATDRLRQLDEARAKREGTSYEDVVKASLRQIPMGRYGDPKEYGDAAAFLASQNASFITGTVMRIDGGQIQAI, from the coding sequence ATGGACTTAGGGTTAAAAGGTAAGGTTGCGTTAGTGATGGCTTCTAGCCGTGGCTTGGGTCAGGCAATGGCAGTGTCATTGGCCAAAGAGGGTGTAAAGGTAGCTGTTACTGGTAGAAATGCTGAGGGCTTGAGTGAGTCCGTCAAATTGATTGAGGCTGTAGGCGGACAGGCTTTGGCACTTAATTGGGATCTATCTGATTCTTCAGTGATTGATAGCTTGGTCTCAAAAGCGGAGAGAGAACTTGGCCCCATCGATATTCTGATTAATAACACTGGTGGACCACCGCCAACACCAGCAGCCGGTCAAGATCCCGCGCTCTGGCAAAAGAGTTTTAACGATATGGTTTTATCGCTCATTGCCATTACGGATCGTGTATTGCCTGGCATGCGCGAGCGTAAGTGGGGTCGTGTTATTACTAGCACCACTTCAGGTGCTATTGCCCCCATTAAAAATTTAGCCATTTCTAATACTCTTCGCGCAGCCTTGCTTGGGTGGTCGAAAACATTGGCTGCAGAAGTGGCTGCCGAGGGCGTTACTGTTAATGTCATCATGCCTGGAAGAATTGCAACCGATCGTCTGCGTCAGTTAGATGAAGCGCGCGCAAAGCGGGAAGGCACCAGCTATGAAGATGTTGTTAAAGCTAGCTTAAGACAAATTCCAATGGGTAGATATGGCGATCCCAAGGAGTATGGTGATGCCGCTGCATTTTTAGCTAGCCAAAATGCCTCATTTATTACTGGTACCGTCATGCGTATTGATGGCGGACAAATACAGGCAATTTGA
- a CDS encoding tripartite tricarboxylate transporter substrate binding protein BugE — MIKIVGATLLIAASVLAPAHADTFPNKPIRLIVPFAPGGSTDIIARAVGDALGRQLGQPVIVENKAGGGGSIGALEVMRSPKDGYTIGMATVSTTAANPAINPKIGYDPITDFTAISNIAATPNIIAVNPSFPAKDFKTFMQVLKANPGKYSYSSSGTGGIGHLQTELFKSLTGIFIVHIPYRGAGPALADTVGGQVSMIFDNLPSSLPFIKDGKLVPIVVAAPKRLAQLPNVPTFAEVGLAPVNRMAYYGLLGPAGMPKDIVDKYTAALQKVVTDPAVKMRIEDTGSIINVNGSEAFAKEIKAEYTVYKEVVAKQKLQLD, encoded by the coding sequence ATGATCAAAATCGTTGGCGCAACATTACTGATTGCCGCAAGCGTACTTGCCCCGGCACACGCAGATACTTTCCCCAATAAACCTATTCGCTTAATCGTTCCATTTGCGCCCGGTGGAAGTACAGACATCATTGCACGAGCCGTTGGGGATGCTTTGGGTCGTCAGCTAGGTCAACCGGTAATTGTCGAAAATAAAGCAGGTGGTGGTGGCTCTATTGGGGCATTGGAAGTCATGCGCTCACCGAAAGATGGTTACACCATTGGTATGGCTACCGTTTCTACCACAGCAGCTAATCCAGCGATTAACCCAAAGATTGGCTACGATCCCATTACGGACTTCACGGCCATCAGCAATATTGCTGCGACACCAAACATCATTGCAGTAAATCCATCATTCCCGGCAAAGGATTTCAAAACCTTTATGCAGGTTTTGAAAGCTAATCCTGGAAAATATTCTTATTCAAGCTCTGGCACTGGTGGCATTGGGCATCTTCAAACCGAACTTTTCAAGAGTTTGACTGGGATATTTATTGTGCACATTCCTTATCGTGGAGCTGGTCCTGCGTTAGCCGACACAGTGGGCGGTCAGGTTTCGATGATCTTTGACAACTTGCCATCGTCCTTGCCATTCATTAAAGACGGTAAGCTAGTGCCGATTGTGGTGGCTGCACCTAAGCGCTTAGCTCAATTGCCGAATGTGCCCACTTTTGCTGAAGTGGGTTTAGCACCAGTTAATCGCATGGCTTATTACGGTCTATTGGGCCCTGCAGGAATGCCAAAAGATATCGTGGACAAATATACCGCTGCTTTACAAAAAGTAGTGACCGATCCTGCGGTTAAGATGCGTATTGAAGATACCGGCTCAATCATTAATGTGAATGGTTCTGAAGCGTTTGCAAAAGAAATTAAAGCCGAGTACACCGTTTACAAAGAGGTGGTTGCCAAGCAGAAATTGCAGTTAGATTAA
- a CDS encoding membrane integrity-associated transporter subunit PqiC — MIKRVLLSFAIMGLVSCSLPTRPPVGPTTWMVSPDRTAAPRQARTDIWLKMGSVSVTPPYDGRSLVYRTGDQRYEKDFYNVYATIPAEMIGNAERQWMNKANIFSSTVGQSNSFFPYYYLQATVEEFYGDYRKQPEAVVSVEFFLSATSAGKVNPLIGANRYTKRVALKDNTPEALVLGLQEALAQIFQEYEAQLYKYAGNLPKPLGQ, encoded by the coding sequence ATGATCAAGCGTGTCTTATTGAGCTTTGCCATCATGGGATTAGTCTCTTGCTCCTTGCCCACTAGACCCCCAGTTGGGCCCACTACCTGGATGGTATCCCCAGATAGAACTGCGGCACCGCGTCAAGCTCGCACAGATATTTGGTTGAAGATGGGTTCTGTATCAGTTACGCCACCCTATGATGGCAGATCTTTGGTCTACCGTACTGGTGATCAACGTTATGAAAAGGATTTTTATAACGTCTACGCAACCATTCCCGCTGAAATGATTGGGAATGCTGAACGCCAATGGATGAACAAGGCCAATATTTTCTCCTCAACGGTAGGTCAAAGTAACAGCTTCTTTCCTTACTATTATTTACAAGCAACTGTAGAGGAATTCTATGGGGATTATCGTAAGCAGCCAGAGGCGGTAGTGAGTGTTGAGTTTTTCTTGAGCGCTACTAGCGCCGGCAAAGTAAATCCCTTGATTGGTGCAAACCGCTATACCAAGCGCGTAGCCCTCAAAGACAATACCCCTGAAGCACTGGTATTGGGCCTGCAAGAAGCACTGGCTCAGATTTTCCAGGAGTACGAGGCGCAACTTTATAAATACGCCGGCAATTTACCAAAACCTTTAGGTCAGTAA
- a CDS encoding MlaD family protein encodes MSNNSNPNYFRLGAFVLAAIGVLIAVILIFGGGKFFQKSFMVETYIKQSVTGLDAGAAVRFRGVKIGQVTSIGLSGDIYEKDLPFHDRRQYVVVRMQIFGDKVNEDQISEFVKNNLRARVKSMGITGVNYIEFDFVANASLTPPLPYSWKPAYSVIPSLPNQADEIISGIQRLIGALNDMNIDGTQKKLDALLGNLNVLMAGDGKGNEGVIESVKQLNVIMARINKATDKEEIGVLMRELVAATTSLRQTITSVQGDTVLTIENIKQASENLNEFSRIASQSPSSLIWSEPPKKITPNSSVGQSGAQK; translated from the coding sequence ATGAGTAATAACTCAAATCCCAATTATTTTCGCTTAGGCGCCTTTGTGCTCGCCGCAATTGGTGTACTGATTGCTGTGATCCTCATTTTTGGCGGAGGTAAATTCTTCCAAAAATCATTTATGGTCGAAACCTATATCAAGCAGTCTGTAACTGGCTTAGACGCTGGGGCGGCTGTGCGGTTTCGCGGAGTCAAGATTGGTCAGGTGACATCGATCGGCCTATCCGGTGATATCTACGAAAAAGATTTGCCTTTTCATGATCGTCGCCAGTATGTTGTTGTCAGAATGCAAATTTTTGGTGACAAAGTAAATGAAGATCAAATTAGTGAGTTTGTAAAAAATAATCTACGTGCTCGCGTAAAGTCAATGGGTATTACTGGGGTGAACTATATCGAGTTTGATTTTGTCGCAAATGCCTCTCTTACTCCGCCACTTCCTTATTCTTGGAAGCCTGCATACTCAGTTATTCCATCTCTACCGAATCAAGCGGATGAAATTATTTCGGGTATTCAAAGGCTGATTGGCGCTCTCAACGATATGAATATCGATGGCACCCAGAAAAAATTGGATGCCTTGCTAGGCAATCTCAATGTGCTGATGGCAGGCGACGGCAAAGGTAATGAAGGCGTCATTGAGTCTGTTAAGCAGTTGAACGTCATCATGGCTCGCATTAATAAAGCAACCGATAAAGAAGAGATCGGGGTTCTGATGCGTGAGTTGGTGGCGGCTACTACTTCCTTGCGTCAGACTATTACTAGTGTTCAAGGCGATACTGTGTTGACGATAGAAAATATTAAGCAGGCAAGCGAAAACTTAAACGAATTTAGCCGTATTGCAAGCCAATCACCATCAAGCCTCATTTGGAGTGAACCACCAAAGAAAATTACACCTAATAGCAGTGTAGGTCAGTCTGGAGCCCAGAAATGA
- a CDS encoding ABC transporter ATP-binding protein has product MDTPNKSQCAIDVQNLTVGYGSNVLMQNLNFTVNYGEIFVILGGSGCGKSSLLKNLFGLYEPLSGDVLIEGQNITTAAGAERQKIMTSFGVMYQQGALFGSMNLLDNVTLFMQEYTQLTQAQMDLLARCKLDLVGLLPYESYMPSEISGGMQKRAAIARAMALDPKILFLDEPSAGLDPITSADLDSTIQDLSKNLGITFVIVSHELASIYAIADKVIMLDKGAKGIIAEGDPKVLRDTSKDPRVHQFFNRIMSKDAA; this is encoded by the coding sequence ATGGACACGCCAAATAAATCACAATGCGCAATTGATGTTCAAAACCTCACTGTAGGTTATGGCTCTAACGTCCTGATGCAAAATCTGAATTTCACGGTGAATTATGGAGAAATTTTTGTAATTTTGGGTGGTTCAGGTTGTGGCAAATCCAGTTTGTTAAAAAACTTGTTTGGTCTTTATGAGCCTTTGTCTGGCGATGTTCTGATTGAAGGGCAAAACATTACCACTGCTGCTGGAGCTGAGCGCCAGAAGATCATGACAAGCTTTGGTGTGATGTATCAACAAGGCGCATTGTTTGGTTCCATGAACCTGCTCGATAACGTGACTTTGTTTATGCAGGAATATACCCAGCTAACACAAGCGCAAATGGATTTACTGGCGCGCTGCAAGTTGGATTTAGTCGGTCTGTTGCCTTATGAGTCTTATATGCCCAGTGAAATTAGTGGAGGCATGCAAAAGAGGGCGGCGATCGCTCGCGCCATGGCACTGGACCCCAAAATATTATTCTTAGATGAGCCATCTGCTGGCTTGGATCCTATTACGTCGGCCGATCTCGATAGCACGATCCAGGATTTATCGAAAAACCTAGGCATCACCTTTGTCATCGTATCCCATGAGCTTGCTAGCATCTATGCCATTGCTGACAAAGTAATCATGTTGGATAAAGGTGCTAAGGGAATCATAGCTGAGGGAGATCCAAAAGTATTGCGCGATACCAGTAAAGATCCACGGGTGCATCAATTCTTCAATCGTATTATGAGCAAGGACGCAGCATGA